Part of the Arvicola amphibius chromosome 17, mArvAmp1.2, whole genome shotgun sequence genome is shown below.
CAGTGGCTTCTCCCATACCACCTCCGAGGTCCCCATCTTCCAGCAACCttgttttctcctccctttctgttcTGTCCCATCCTGTCCCGTCCCCATCACTGTCACCCCGTCCCATCCTCAGTCCGGCCAGTCTCCAGTGTCCATTTGTCATTGATCATGCCTGTCCCCATTTTAGCTCCCatcctctcctgccctcttcaTTCTTCTTGCCCATCTGCCCTCAGCATCTAAGCCTATCACCATTTCCTACCGCCATTCTTGCCCCCACGTCTACCCTTGTGGCTTCCCCATCTCTGCACCCCATGCTACCACCAGCCCAGTACCCAATCCTAGCCCCAGTCCATCTCTGTCCCGGTGCTCACCTCAGCCTGTcctccccaacccctcccccacagctccCAGCCAGACTTCACCCCACCCCGACCCGACTGCAGTGACCGTTGGTTCTCTACTTACAAGGACTCAGTGCTATTTGCTTGCTTCCCCAGCCTAGACCTAGACTGTCCCTTCCCCAAACCCAGGGTGCTGTTGCCTTCCCCCTGATGAATCCTAAGCTCCTTCTGAcccaaagggaagagagagagaagcaatgaaGTAGCCTGGAGGCCCAGGGGAGGCGCACCCTGCAATGCGGCTAAGGGGGGCTGTCAGCCTGATCCTCCCTCCCAATTCCCAGCAGTCCTGTCCCCAAAgagcccccacctcccctccctgccttggtGGAGTTTGTTTAGCATCAGGAGATGGCCTCGACTCCCCCTCAGGTGCGTGGGCCTCCTGCCTTGGGGCAGTGTTCCTGGCTGAGCGCCTCTGGAGCAGGAGCAGGCCTCAAGGAGTCTGCTGTAGGCcctcagacaccacacacacctctgcctcccaccccagctGACAGCCAGCCGGCTAGCCTCTCCCCTCTGCAAATGTCACTGCGCCCAATTAGTTTAATTAAACTAGCTTTCAAGTTGGGGGGGTTCTCTCCTTGGACAACACCCGGCTCAGGCCCTCAGTCTTTGTGGGGTGGGCTCTGGCAAAAAGGGGCTCTCTTAACCACACCTTGTCACCCTGCACATCCTCGGCTCCCAACCCACGCTGGAGACTGACAACCAGGAGGACCGAAGAGAGAGCCATGGTTAGAGAGACAGAAATGTCACGGGGTGAGGGCATTCCCCAAACTGGAAATTGGAGACAGAGTGGAGGAAGAAACTAAGACCAAGATTGAGAAAAGggtagggggagagagagagggatggagacagggaaagagtgagagaagagagggagagagagcctgaGCGATCACGGAAGCCAGAGGGaggatttgattttattttattccatgttCCCATTTCTCGGCTCGTTTCCTCTCAGACGCTCGCCCCTCCCGGTCcgagctccccacccccaaggtcGCTTCAGCCGccttcccccaactcttccctttTATCTTAGCTGTCTCTGGCAGTGGGTGGGGGCTCCAAAGCCCAGGGATTTGCTAGGATCATAGAAGCAGACAGCAATTTGTCTGAGATCAGAGGTAGGGGGGACATCCTGGcacctctctctgccctgccaaACCTCATTTCTACCCCATCTCTTCTCTGAAGAGGCTGAACCTCCCAGCCCTGAGCAGTCCCAGGCTGGGTGCAGGACACAGAGTGCTGGCATGTCCTAGGAAGTCATAGCTGGAGGCATTTGGCATCTTAGCACTGAGCagctttggggtggggagggctagGCTAGCTGGAAATAAGAGAGGTTTGGTCTAGAGGGGGAGAGATTAGGGTTAAGACTTCAACAACAACCTCTTTGCTTTCCCTGAAGCCTCACCTACTCCTACCTCCAACCCCCTGCCTGGGGTTCAATCCCACCTCCTGGGGCTATTTCCttacccccacctccacccccaccctaagCCTGTTTCCCTAGCCCTACTCAGGTGTACCCTCCGGGTGTCAGATGCCAGCTCAAGCTTGTCTGTCTGAGTCAATCATTCTTGCCACCTCCACCCCCCTCACCTGAATTGGGAGGAGGAGTGAGGGGGGCGATAAATATGTATGACGAGCGGGTGGCGGCAGCATTAATAACCTGGGATCGCGGTGCTGCAGGGACGGGGACCAGGCAGTAGAGAGTCTAGCCCAGCTCTGCCGTTCTTGTCCCCTGTGGACACAGTGTGTAGACTCGAATGCAAACAGAGGGGTCACCCATCTTCCAGGTCCTTTGCCCCTCTATTCTCAGCCTGCAAGTCAACATGCCTGGCATTCGTATACAATGCCTGCATGCTTGTGGGAGCAACACACTCATTCCTGTGGACACAGGCCACCGTCACTGTGTGACCCTCCCTTACACCCTGACACATGGACAGGTAACAGattcacacaggaaaaaaatgacacctCTAGACAATCACACAGCCACCCTGCACACAGGTAACAATGACCCCAgctatgcacacacacccactgtTATGAATTGACACATGCAGCTTCAcatacacagatgtgcacagcCTCCTGGCTCCAGGTGATCAGGCACAAATATACAATAGACGGACGGCAGCCACAAAtagatgggaacacacacacacagcatcctctTGCTGAtgtacacagccacacacacagccttcacaGACGGAAGCTACCCACACTGAAcgcatggacacacatacacaaccattTCAGGATAACAACCACCCCAGGCACACAGAACTGCCTCTCCCAAGGGACTTGCAGGCAGTCAGGGCCCAGCTACCGGTGGTGTCTAGCACAGGCAGACTGACACACGCTGACACGCTcagctcctctccctcccactccctgtgCCGGAGCGGCATCTCCATATTTCTTCTCACTCTCCCGTCACTCTCCCCCAGCTCCTTTACTCCCGGtcgccccctccacacacacaccccaagataATTGATGGCCTGGCCCTGGCCCGGCTGCTGCTGCCTCTCGATCCATCAGTGCTGTCTCCCAGATCCCTGCCACCTGAGACAGGCCAGCACAGTGGGCAGGCAGGGTGACTCCTCCTGTTCTTCCAAGCCAAggagtggggacaggaggagTACCCCTTATCCTCCAAGCTTCAACCCGGGTTGATTCTTTTCTGCTCAGCTGGTTCTTAGAGGGCCCCTCCGGAAGAAAGGAGCTGGTCTCTGAAGAAGACCTTTCCTGATGCTGAATGTTGAGGATGTCACAATCAGGGCCATCACTGGGAAAAGCCAGACTATCCTGAAAGGATCTCCCCCTTTTCCAACCCACACCAAAGCTGGCTTTGTCTTTGAGCCCACACTGGAGCTTTGTGACAACCCAGGGGTCATCAGGTCACATTTACAGGTGTAGAAGCTAGGGTCCAGACACATGAAATGACTTGGCCAAGATCACAGAGCTTGCAAGGGCTACAAGGTCTGACCCAAAACACACTCCTGAGCCACCATTGTGGTCTGCCCAGTCCAGCGTCTCTCTTATTTCTTCCCACACAGGCGGTCAGTGGCCAGATCGCGGAATCCGGAAGGCCTCAGTATCTGGAACTGCGACCCGCCATGGCCGGAGGGGGCGCCCGCAGCCAACAGCTCCCGGCGCCCGGGTCTTCCGAGGGCCTGGGCACGGCGCGCTCCTGGAGCTGGGCCTGGCCCTCTAACCACACCGGGGCGCTGGCCAAGCCCGGGGCTGCAGGCGGCCCGCCCGCGCCGCGCACCAAGAGGAAGCCATCCATTAAAGCGGCCCGCGCCAAGAAGATCTTCGGCTGGGGGGACTTTTACTTTCGTGTTCATACCCTCAAGTTCTCGCTGCTGGTGACCGGCAAGATCGTGGACCATGTGAACGGTACTTTCAGTGTGTACTTCCGTCACAATTCGTCCAGCTTGGGTAACCTAAGTGTCAGTATCGTGCCGCCTTCCAAGCGTGTAGAGTTTGGGGGCGTCTGGCTGCCTGGGCCTGCCTCCCATCCTCTGCAATCTACGCTGGCACTAGAAGGGGTGCTCCCTGGACTGGGGCCCCCTCTGGGGATGGCGGGGCAGGGGTTGGGCGGCAACCTTGGGGGTACACTGACCGGCCCACTCGGAGGCGCGCTGGGAGTGCCGGGGCCCAAAGAGTCGCGCGCTTTTAATTGCCACGTGGAATATGAGAAGACAAACCGCGCTCGCAAGCACCGCCCGTGCCTGTACGACCCGTCGCAGGTGTGCTTCACAGAGCACACGCAGAGCCAGGCTGCCTGGCTCTGCGCCAAGCCCTTCAAAGTCATCTGTATCTTCGTCTCCTTCCTCAGTTTTGACTACAAACTGGTGCAGAAGGTGTGCCCAGACTATAACTTTCAGAGCGAGCACCCCTACTTTGGATAGCGCCCCTGTCCTGGGCCCCGAGCTTCCCACCAGATCGCAGCCTCTCTAGGTGGGACCCTTCCCTGTACCCCATGCTCCTGTGACTGCCCCCCACGTCTTCCACTGTGGGTAGGGTGGAGGAAAACAGGCTTCCCCCGGGACTATCAGTCAGCGTGGTTCTCCGTTTCCTTTTGGCCCCGAGTGTCCCTGAGACTGGGGTAGTCTCAAACGAACGGTATATTGGAGGGGCTAAGAGCACAACCCCAGAGTGGGCGGGGCTTGGGCGCTTTCTTAGGGTTCCTTACGAATACGTATTGGTTCCCCTTTTGCCCACCCTGCAGCTTTAATGACGCCTGGCCTGACCTTTTTTCTTACCCCAAGCGCCGGTCCTATCCACCCCTCAAGACTGTAACAGTCTACAAGCCCCAACCCATCTAGCCCTTTCCCTTTCTGCGTGCCCTATGTCGGTCCCCCCCTTCTCCCAACCATACTGAAGCAAAAGTCCTGAGCAGAGGGCTCTGCCTGGCCCCTgtgctctgccccccccccctcaatcCGCTCGCTGCCCGACCCGCCTGCAGTCCGGCTCCACCTGCCCTCTCTGGCTGCTTCCTCTcggtgatatattttttttttctatgccaAAACAGACGGGAAAGGGAACAAAATAAAGCGAAATCCAATACTCGCCTGTGTGAGACCTTTGTAGGAAAGGGGGGCGGGCAGGTGTGGGTTTTGTCTGGTAGATGTTGAGCCAAGGCCTCCTTCCTTGGCGTCTGTTGGGGAAACCGAGGCAGACTGACAGACCCAGCACCTTGTGTTCAATTGAGACCTGATTAAGGAGTGACCGACCGATGGGTAAACGTCACCCAGGTGGGCATTATCTTTCTCTAAGGAGGGTGAATGTTAGTGAAGGCAGATAGAATGGTGATTAGACCTAAGGTGGAACTTCCGGCAGTGTTTTTGGGAGACTTAGGGGGAAGTAGGTTTAAGACCTTGAATGGGACGGAGAAGCAGGGATAGTGTAGGCCGAGTGCTGAAAACCGGCTAGGCTCCATCCACGAGgctggagggaaagggaagattgGGAGGAAAGGGGAACGGTGTTTGCGGCATCTGGAGTCATcgatcttccttttccttcctaatTTCGTGGGCGCTGAGTTTGCAGacggatgagggagggagggaacagtgGGAGGAGGTGATGGGGGATGGGACGAGTGCAGGTTTGGAGGGCGGGGCTGAGTCGCGGCTGGTAGCCGCTAGCAAACAGCCCCCTTCAGCCAGCTGCCCACCCTCTCCACCTCCGCCTTCAGCTCCCTCCTGCAGCCTTGGCTGCTAATTTTATCCGCCCCCAACCCTGGCCCGGGCGTTAATTGGCTGCAGCTTCATTAGCAGTTCTCAGCTCAGCAGCCCCCCTCCCCTTGGGACCCCCCTGACTGGGccttgggggtggtggtgcagaCAAGCTGAAACAGAGAGTCTCTCTTCAGCCAGACTTCTCTGGAGTTCCGGGTAAAGGTGCCCACAGAAAAGAGAGCAGGGCCCTCAGCAGGATCGCCCACAGCGCAGTCTGATACCGAGTATAGGGGCAGATCTGACCCCGACATGTCAGAGAGTAAAAAATCACGGGGAGAAAATAAATATCTagagctggagatggagctcttacctagcatgcccaaggccctgggttcaatacacaaataaatgaaggagGATACGGATAAGTAGCCGGGTCGGaatgagaggagaaggaagatgaacTGGTTTCCCTCTCCAGGGCCTGGTGCCGGAGTCACCGGAGAGAACTGAAGTTCAAGATACTCAGAGACTTCATGGAGACCCAGGTGGGACCGCCTAGGGTGGCAGTGACTGGAACCAGCAGGCTTGCGACTCCTCGTGCGTACTCTACATTCCGTCTGTAGCACTGATGGAAAATGTAACGATCCTCCCAACGGTGATCATATGTCCTTCCGTGGATCATCCTCCTCTCTCGCTCCTCAAACATTCCTCCTCCAAGGCTCTGTCCACctactcccctctcttccttatgCATCCAGATGTGTGAGGAAAGCGAGCTGCTGGACGCTCTGCCCGTTTACCTCTTCATGGCCCATCAGTGAGCCTTGTCTCCCCAGGGTTAAGGCACGCCTAGCATGGCTCAATGtctattgaatgaataaatgcataaaatggCTGCATAGGGCTATGCTCCTCACAAACAGTGCTTGCTGGAATCCCCAAGAGAGGTTTGGTTGTGTGTCTTCATTGCTGTCTTTGAGAGCCATTGAActagaagggttttgttttgttgttttatttgtctgtttcggtttttcgagacagggtttctctgtagctttggagcctatcctggaactcactctatagaccaggctggtcttgaactcacggagacctacctgtctgtctcccgagtgctgggattaaacacatgctcCATCACCGACTGGCTGAACTAGATGTTTTAGGATATCCCCAGATCATGCAGAATCTTCCTTTGGAGAGGTCAGTGAGTTCCCCATTGAAAGATTTACTCAGATCAGGTTCAAGAACCTGGtgattgccgggtggtggtggcgcacgcctttaatcccagcactcgggaggcagaggcaggcggatctctgtgagttcgagaccagcctggtctacaagagctagttcc
Proteins encoded:
- the Nxph4 gene encoding neurexophilin-4, coding for MTWPRSQSLQGLQGLTQNTLLSHHCGLPSPASLLFLPTQAVSGQIAESGRPQYLELRPAMAGGGARSQQLPAPGSSEGLGTARSWSWAWPSNHTGALAKPGAAGGPPAPRTKRKPSIKAARAKKIFGWGDFYFRVHTLKFSLLVTGKIVDHVNGTFSVYFRHNSSSLGNLSVSIVPPSKRVEFGGVWLPGPASHPLQSTLALEGVLPGLGPPLGMAGQGLGGNLGGTLTGPLGGALGVPGPKESRAFNCHVEYEKTNRARKHRPCLYDPSQVCFTEHTQSQAAWLCAKPFKVICIFVSFLSFDYKLVQKVCPDYNFQSEHPYFG